A DNA window from Phragmites australis chromosome 11, lpPhrAust1.1, whole genome shotgun sequence contains the following coding sequences:
- the LOC133884455 gene encoding succinate dehydrogenase subunit 4, mitochondrial-like, translating to MASRTLTRSRFLALGAALSRAGADAAPPLAGARALSSLPRYPAPSSPAAGSPLGKVLGYEPTSHIRGTQFLPRWFSTVASNGSPLQKSQISETHKSVAEMGQSVAQNSREGATPKVVAHSPLEAAIAKPRSGPLTSESSKVRRSEIATQVTFYMIPALLLASRNSISTSLLVGAVFHQVYMFHKEIFLDYVHHDITRKWALIYFKLLLLVMAKDTITYFNLF from the exons ATGGCGTCGCGAACCCTGACCCGATCCAGGTTCCTAGCCCTCGGCGCCGCCCTCtcccgcgccggcgccgacgctgcgccgccgctcgccggagcCCGCGcgctctcctccctcccccgaTACCCCGCCCCCTCGTCGCCCGCGGCGGGGTCCCCCCTCGGCAAG GTTCTGGGGTATGAACCAACATCACACATCAGAGGCACACAATTTTTACCTCGCTGGTTTTCTACTGTAGCGTCCAATGGATCACCCCTGCAGAAGTCACAG ATCTCGGAGACACATAAATCAGTTGCTGAAATGGGACAGTCTGTAGCACAGAATTCGAGGGAGGGAGCCACCCCCAAGGTTGTGGCGCACAGCCCACTGGAAGCTGCTATTGCTAAACCTAGAAGCGGTCCCTTGACAAGTGAAAGCTCTAAAGTAAGGCGATCGGAGATAGCAACCCAAGTTACATTTTACATGATCCCAGCTCTGCTTCTTGCCTCGAGAAACAGCATAAGTACCTCTCTTCTGGTCGGTGCGGTGTTCCATCAAGTATACATGTTCCACAAGGAGATCTTTCTGGACTATGTGCACCACGATATCACCAGAAAGTGGGCTTTGATATACTTCAAGCTGCTTTTGCTGGTCATGGCGAAGGACACCATCACATACTTCAATTTGTTCTAA